CCTGCGACGACTTGTAGTTCTTGACgagcaggaggctgagcaggcccAGCAGGCACTCAAGCGAGTTGAAGACGGTGGAGAGCACCAGGCCGCGCTGGTAGTCCTTCAGCTGGCGGCACTTGGCGGACGTGGCGCTGTCCAGGGTGCTGCGAGCGCGCGGGGCGCCGGGGGCCGAGCCCGGCGCCGAGCCGGGGGTTGAACCCGGGGCCGAGCCGGGGCTCGAACCTGGCGCCCGCGGGGGCAGGCAGTAGTGCGAGTACTTGCGCTCCACCAGGGACACGGTGTCGCCGTCGATCACGGCGCCCGCGAATGCGCTGAGGACCCCGAGCATGAAGACCAGGACGCCAAGCAGAAGCAGGTTCTGGCTGCTCACCGGCCCCGGGGCCCCGGCCGCGGCCCCCGACTCGCCCGGCGCGGCCTCGGGAGCGCCTGCCGGCGCCGCGGGGACCCCCAAACCCGGGCCCGGTTCCGACCCCGCGAGGGGCGCGTCCCGGGGTCCGCAGCAGAGCAGGGCGGCGCCGAGCAGCGAGAGGCCGGCGGCCAGCAGCAGCCCGGAGTAGAAGGCGCCGGCGGCGGCCCCCAGGCGGAACGGCTCCCCGCGCAGCTCCGAGCCCAACGAGAAGCACTTGAGGCCGACGGCGGCGGCGCTGAGCGCGCAGGcgagcaggaggcaggaggagagcgCGGCGCAGGCCCCGCGGACGCTCCACTTCATCCTCCGCGCCCGAGCCGGCCCGCACCCCGCgcgcccgccgccgcccgccgccgcccccgccgcctGCGCCTCCTCCCGGCGCCGCGCGGCCGGACCGCCggcctcctcctcatcctcccgcGTCCTCCCGggcccgcgccgccgccgccggagcccgcatcctccgcctcccgccgccgccgccgccgcgacCCCGCGCCGGGAACCGATGCGGCGCAGAGACCGCAGGGCGCGCgccccctccccagcccgcgGGGCCCCTCCCAGGACGCTCgttcccccccaaccccccaccccgcccGCGGCCCCGCGCGCCTCGCCCTGGCGCCGCCCTTCCCCGCCCCCGGCAGCCCCCGCCACCCCCGGGACGCccctccgcctcctcctcccgGAGCGGGGGGCACCTGGCCGCGTCTCTCCGCCTTCCCTCCCTATCCGCGCCCCTATCCGGCGCGGGCCGCTGCGGAAACGCAGCTCTCCACCCCCAGCTGGCTCTCCCGGACcccctgggccccacccccagcGCTCCCCACCGCTCGGCGCCCCTGCGTCTGcgctcccctctctcccctctctatCCACTGGGTCTGGGCCGCACTTCCCGCCCACCCGCCTGCCAGCGGCCGGGAAGCCTGTGGAAGTTATGGGGAtgcagggagagggggagaggggagctTGTGTGCTAGGGGTGAGTGGGTATGGGG
This DNA window, taken from Pan troglodytes isolate AG18354 chromosome 3, NHGRI_mPanTro3-v2.0_pri, whole genome shotgun sequence, encodes the following:
- the LOC129143822 gene encoding transmembrane protein 271; this encodes MKWSVRGACAALSSCLLLACALSAAAVGLKCFSLGSELRGEPFRLGAAAGAFYSGLLLAAGLSLLGAALLCCGPRDAPLAGSEPGPGLGVPAAPAGAPEAAPGESGAAAGAPGPVSSQNLLLLGVLVFMLGVLSAFAGAVIDGDTVSLVERKYSHYCLPPRAPGSSPGSAPGSTPGSAPGSAPGAPRARSTLDSATSAKCRQLKDYQRGLVLSTVFNSLECLLGLLSLLLVKNYKSSQARRGRRGRRRGGRALARPRGGSGLRAQPPASRARRGRRGRRGRRLQQRPSEASILSPEESDLAAPGDCASFAAHHAVSYINVGVLHALDEAGAEVRCGGHPSVELPGYAPSDPDLNASYPYCCRPPCETPRPWETHRAC